Proteins from a genomic interval of Spea bombifrons isolate aSpeBom1 chromosome 4, aSpeBom1.2.pri, whole genome shotgun sequence:
- the LOC128492485 gene encoding beta-1,3-galactosyltransferase 5-like, with amino-acid sequence MPHSCFNIFVFFQGTMSTPNTSGAPRWKGIMKHRMIQGNFIAIVLISAFLLIFMFVKHKDIGRLLNNFPQLPTAPPSPPPVRESVNLTDGVYTYHLDLSRFQSEFPYLQNYECSLNLTPRGQLEDKTGQPLLILAIKSHPSSGNRRGALRRTWAREGVVGGYGVRPIFLMGQGGTPGHMELVKVESREFGDILQWDINEGHHNLSLKERCFLEWLHHYVPWAAFIFKGDDDEYVNPAAVVQYITEHGSSPLTLHGNLWRYPSVMRSTKYRVSKTLYPFHRYPSFLSGGGFLFPGASVKILYEASKTIPVFPLDDVYFGFLALAGNLTYRHDARFHVHGLGYDACKYRQALVVHGIGPERLVTVWNGVQEAQCKA; translated from the exons ATGCCACATTCatgctttaatatttttgttttctttcagggAACGATGAGCACCCCCAACACGAGCGGCGCCCCCAGGTGGAAGGGAATCATGAAACACAGAATGATTCAGGGGAATTTTATCGCCATTGTTcttatttctgcttttttattaATCTTTATGTTTGTAAAACACAAAGACATCGGACGTTTGCTAAATAATTTTCCCCAATTACCAACCGCCCCTCCATCTCCCCCTCCTGTCAGGGAATCAGTCAACCTCACCGACGGAGTGTACACTTATCACCTGGACTTGTCCCGATTCCAGTCTGAGTTCCCCTATCTGCAGAACTACGAGTGCTCACTCAACCTCACCCCGCGGGGGCAGCTTGAGGACAAGACCGGTCAACCTCTGCTCATCCTGGCTATTAAATCCCACCCATCCTCTGGTAACAGGAGGGGGGCGCTGAGACGGACGTGGGCCAGAGAGGGGGTAGTTGGAGGGTATGGGGTCAGACCAATCTTCCTTATGGGGCAGGGAGGGACACCGGGGCACATGGAACTGGTGAAGGTGGAGAGTCGAGAGTTTGGAGACATCCTACAGTGGGACATCAACGAAGGACATCACAACCTGTCCCTAAAAGAGCGCTGCTTCCTGGAGTGGCTGCACCACTACGTCCCATGGGCGGCATTTATCTTCAAAG GAGATGATGATGAGTATGTGAATCCAGCAGCCGTGGTGCAGTACATCACCGAACATGGATCCTCCCCTCTCACGTTGCACGGCAATCTTTGGCGCTATCCTTCTGTTATGCGCTCCACCAAATACCGCGTCTCCAAGACTCTCTACCCATTCCACAGATATCCCTCCTTCCTCTCCGGTGGAGGCTTCCTCTTCCCTGGAGCCTCGGTTAAGATCCTATACGAAGCCTCCAAGACGATCCCAGTTTTCCCGTTGGACGATGTGTATTTTGGGTTCTTAGCTCTGGCAGGAAACTTAACCTACCGGCACGATGCCCGGTTCCACGTCCATGGTTTGGGGTACGATGCATGCAAGTACCGGCAAGCTCTGGTGGTCCATGGGATTGGCCCAGAACGTCTGGTGACCGTGTGGAATGGAGTCCAGGAAGCCCAGTGTAAGGCATGA
- the LOC128491777 gene encoding acetylgalactosaminyl-O-glycosyl-glycoprotein beta-1,3-N-acetylglucosaminyltransferase-like, translated as MAPTSTPLPSIRQSATLTDGVYTYHLDLSRFQSEFPYLQNYECSLNLTPRGQLEDKTGQPLLILAIKSHPSSGDRREALRRTWAREGVVGGYRVRPIFLMGQGGTPGHMELVKVESREFGDILQWDINEGHHNLSLKERCFLEWLHHHVPWAAFIFKGDDDVYVNPFSIVRYIEEHGSSASVLHGALQRHSTVMRSSKYQVSYNLFQSHKYPFFLSGGGFLFPGPAAKRLYEVSLKMPVFPLDDVYMGFLVLAANLTFRHDERFHVFGLAYNACLYQRAFVVHGVSPERLLEIWSEVQGSQCNNSAHGLR; from the exons ATGGCCCCTACCTCTACTCCTCTCCCTTCTATCAGGCAATCGGCCACCCTCACCGACGGAGTGTACACTTATCACCTGGACTTGTCCCGATTCCAGTCTGAGTTCCCCTATCTGCAGAACTACGAGTGCTCACTCAACCTCACCCCACGGGGACAGCTTGAGGACAAGACCGGTCAACCTCTGCTCATCCTGGCTATTAAATCCCACCCGTCCTCTGGTGACAGGAGAGAGGCGCTGAGACGGACGTGGGCCAGAGAGGGGGTAGTTGGAGGGTACAGGGTCAGACCAATCTTCCTTATGGGGCAGGGAGGGACACCGGGGCACATGGAACTGGTGAAGGTGGAGAGTCGAGAGTTTGGAGACATCCTACAGTGGGACATCAACGAAGGACACCACAACCTGTCCCTAAAAGAGCGCTGCTTCCTGGAGTGGCTGCACCACCACGTCCCATGGGCGGCATTTATCTTCAAAG GGGATGACGATGTTTACGTGAATCCATTCAGCATTGTACGATACATAGAAGAACACGGCTCGTCTGCGTCTGTTCTTCACGGTGCCCTCCAACGCCACTCTACGGTCATGCGCAGCTCCAAGTACCAAGTGTCCTATAACCTCTTTCAAAGTCACAAATACCCCTTCTTCCTTTCTGGAGGGGGCTTTCTCTTCCCAGGGCCAGCGGCCAAACGTCTGTATGAGGTGTCTTTGAAGATGCCCGTCTTTCCACTAGACGACGTCTATATGGGGTTTTTGGTGCTGGCCGCAAATCTTACGTTCAGACACGACGAGAGGTTTCATGTGTTCGGTCTGGCATATAACGCTTGCCTCTACCAGCGCGCGTTTGTTGTGCACGGGGTTAGCCCTGAACGCCTGCTGGAAATATGGAGTGAAGTTCAGGGTTCTCAGTGCAATAACTCGGCACATGGTCTCCGATGA